One stretch of Lachnospiraceae bacterium oral taxon 096 DNA includes these proteins:
- a CDS encoding ATP-binding cassette domain-containing protein: MRSMIDIQIEEKIFTKSKLSILKGFSMQVEAGEKLAIVGESGVGKSSLLNILGLLDRDYRGEYYLFGEKTNGVDEKVLAKWRNQRIGFVLQESAMINSLTVEKNIQLPFLYMESKDRNSLLENFTQIVKEIGIESILQKKPLDCSGGERARAVFARGILMKPEVLLADEPTSSLDTENKERIIHSLFEMNQKFGTTIITVTHDLDMAKRHDRVIRLEK; this comes from the coding sequence ATGAGAAGTATGATAGATATTCAGATTGAGGAGAAAATATTTACAAAGTCAAAACTTTCGATTTTAAAAGGTTTTTCAATGCAAGTTGAAGCTGGGGAAAAATTGGCCATTGTGGGAGAATCTGGTGTGGGCAAGAGTTCTTTGCTCAATATTTTAGGATTATTGGATCGGGATTATCGTGGAGAATACTATCTTTTTGGGGAGAAGACGAATGGGGTGGATGAGAAGGTACTCGCGAAATGGAGAAATCAAAGAATTGGATTTGTCTTGCAAGAATCAGCAATGATTAATAGTCTGACTGTGGAGAAAAATATTCAACTGCCTTTTTTATATATGGAATCTAAGGATAGAAATTCTTTGCTTGAAAATTTTACTCAGATTGTAAAAGAGATAGGAATTGAATCTATCTTACAGAAAAAACCACTCGACTGTTCGGGAGGAGAACGAGCTAGGGCAGTTTTTGCCAGAGGAATTTTGATGAAACCAGAGGTTTTATTGGCAGATGAGCCTACATCCTCTTTGGATACAGAAAATAAGGAAAGAATTATTCATTCTTTATTTGAGATGAATCAAAAATTTGGAACAACCATCATTACGGTAACACATGATTTGGATATGGCCAAGCGACATGATAGAGTCATTCGTTTAGAAAAATAA
- a CDS encoding adenylyl-sulfate reductase subunit alpha, protein MDFEVKKIKTKILIVGGGTAGCYAALSISRKEKVDVVIAEKANIIRSGCLAAGVNALNAYISKGHVPNDYVEYAKKDGEGIVRPDLLLTLAELFNEVTEDLEKMGLVILKDENGEYVTRGWRNVKINGENIKPLLADAVSSLENVKVFNQVNITDLKLGIRDGKKAVVGAVGFGVRKKEIYDIDADAVIIATGGAAGLYRPNNPGFSRHKMWYSPFNTGAGFAMGLRAGAEMTTFENRFVALRCKDTIAPTGTIAQGVGAKQVNANGEIYEQKYGITTPQRIYGTVEENRQGKGPCYLKTSGITDKQEDELYKAYLNMAPSQTLKWIEEGRGPKAKDVEIEGTEPYIVGGHTASGYWVDTHRQSTVSGLFAAGDVAGGAPQKYVTGALAEGKIAGESALDYVKKVGVIQEMCAQEWMQEYQRHFEKSHSMMSWEDVEEAMQKVMDEYAGGIAMGYRYNEARLEVAREKIKNLQAQVENLFAKDMFDLLHIYEVRERLLVCEVLIEHLFARKETRWHIFGENADYPEKDQAFDGYINSKIVDGKVEIVFRDLVGGHYEHTN, encoded by the coding sequence ATGGATTTTGAAGTAAAAAAAATAAAAACCAAGATATTGATTGTTGGCGGTGGAACGGCTGGTTGCTATGCTGCATTGAGTATATCAAGAAAAGAAAAGGTTGATGTGGTCATTGCCGAAAAGGCAAATATTATTCGAAGTGGTTGTCTGGCCGCTGGAGTCAATGCACTCAATGCCTATATTTCTAAGGGACATGTGCCCAATGACTATGTGGAGTATGCAAAAAAGGACGGAGAGGGAATTGTTCGACCTGATTTGTTGTTGACGCTTGCCGAGCTTTTTAATGAAGTCACTGAGGACTTAGAGAAAATGGGGCTGGTTATTCTCAAGGATGAAAACGGAGAGTATGTCACCAGAGGCTGGAGAAATGTCAAAATTAATGGAGAAAATATTAAGCCATTGTTGGCGGATGCCGTCTCATCTCTTGAAAATGTCAAAGTTTTTAATCAAGTCAATATCACGGATTTAAAGCTTGGCATAAGAGATGGAAAAAAGGCAGTGGTTGGTGCCGTTGGCTTTGGGGTGAGAAAAAAGGAAATTTATGATATTGATGCAGATGCTGTGATTATTGCCACAGGTGGTGCAGCAGGACTTTACCGACCAAATAATCCAGGATTTTCAAGACATAAGATGTGGTATTCTCCATTTAACACAGGTGCTGGTTTTGCTATGGGGCTTCGTGCAGGGGCAGAGATGACCACATTTGAAAATCGCTTTGTGGCTCTTCGCTGTAAGGACACCATTGCACCAACGGGAACCATTGCACAGGGCGTAGGGGCAAAGCAGGTCAATGCCAATGGAGAGATTTATGAGCAAAAATATGGCATTACCACACCACAAAGAATTTATGGAACGGTGGAAGAAAATCGTCAGGGTAAGGGCCCATGTTATTTAAAGACTAGTGGAATCACGGATAAGCAGGAAGACGAATTATATAAGGCGTACTTAAATATGGCACCTTCTCAGACACTCAAGTGGATCGAGGAGGGGAGAGGGCCAAAGGCAAAAGATGTGGAAATTGAAGGAACAGAGCCCTATATCGTTGGTGGTCACACAGCGAGTGGCTACTGGGTAGATACACATAGACAGAGTACAGTAAGTGGTCTATTTGCAGCAGGAGATGTCGCTGGAGGTGCACCACAAAAGTATGTGACAGGTGCATTGGCTGAGGGAAAGATTGCAGGAGAGAGTGCTCTTGATTATGTAAAAAAGGTCGGTGTGATTCAAGAAATGTGTGCACAGGAGTGGATGCAGGAATATCAGAGGCATTTTGAGAAAAGTCATTCAATGATGAGTTGGGAGGATGTCGAAGAGGCGATGCAAAAGGTGATGGACGAATATGCGGGAGGCATTGCCATGGGCTATCGCTACAATGAAGCGAGACTTGAAGTGGCGAGAGAAAAGATCAAAAATCTACAAGCACAGGTTGAAAATCTATTTGCAAAGGATATGTTTGACCTTCTTCACATCTATGAAGTGAGAGAGAGACTTTTGGTCTGTGAGGTATTAATTGAACATCTCTTTGCTAGAAAGGAAACAAGATGGCATATCTTTGGAGAAAATGCTGATTATCCTGAGAAAGACCAAGCATTTGATGGATATATTAATTCAAAGATTGTAGATGGAAAAGTAGAAATTGTATTTCGAGATTTAGTTGGAGGGCATTATGAGCATACGAATTGA
- a CDS encoding NAD-dependent protein deacylase, giving the protein MDNIEQLFQWIKASNNIVFFGGAGVSTESGIPDFRSQDGLYNQHYAYPPEKILSHSFFISHTEEFYRFYRDKMLFPKAMPNSAHIALAKLEKMGKLKSIITQNIDGLHQKAGSQKVFELHGSVLRNTCTQCGKKYGIEKILHSFGIPKCDCGGIIKPDVVLYEESLDEDTINDALCDIRNAEVLIIGGTSLVVYPAAGFIQYYDSNQLVLINKSKTNVDNQANLVLHESIGKVLSEVVERL; this is encoded by the coding sequence ATGGACAATATAGAACAACTTTTTCAATGGATTAAGGCAAGTAACAACATTGTGTTCTTTGGTGGTGCAGGAGTCTCCACAGAAAGTGGAATTCCTGATTTTCGCTCTCAAGATGGTCTTTACAACCAACACTATGCTTATCCACCAGAGAAAATTCTCAGCCATTCCTTTTTTATCTCCCACACTGAGGAGTTCTACCGCTTTTATAGAGACAAGATGTTATTTCCAAAGGCCATGCCCAACTCAGCCCACATTGCACTGGCCAAGCTCGAAAAAATGGGCAAACTAAAATCCATCATCACTCAAAATATTGACGGTTTACACCAAAAGGCAGGAAGTCAAAAAGTTTTTGAACTCCATGGCAGTGTCCTTAGAAATACCTGTACTCAATGTGGGAAAAAATATGGAATTGAAAAAATTCTTCACTCCTTCGGCATCCCAAAATGTGACTGTGGTGGTATTATTAAGCCTGATGTCGTTCTCTACGAAGAGAGCCTAGATGAAGATACCATCAATGATGCCCTCTGCGACATCCGCAATGCCGAAGTATTGATTATTGGAGGAACTTCACTTGTTGTCTATCCCGCTGCTGGATTTATCCAATATTATGATAGCAATCAGCTTGTTCTCATCAATAAATCAAAAACAAATGTGGACAACCAAGCAAATCTTGTCTTGCATGAAAGCATCGGCAAGGTCCTCAGTGAAGTGGTTGAAAGATTATAA
- a CDS encoding sulfate adenylyltransferase, producing MNGLLKFITCGSVDDGKSTLIGHLLYDAKLIYADQKEALALDSKVGSRGGKIDYSLLLDGLIAEREQGITIDVAYRYFTTDRRSFICADTPGHEEYTRNMACGASFADLAIILVDAKQGVLTQTRRHARICSLMGIRYFIFALNKMDLVGYQKERFDEIQSDIAKLQQEVGLENVVIIPVSATEGDNITIRSENMPWYTGPTLLSHLEEVDVTEATENEQGFYMPVQRVCRPNHEFRGFQGQIEHGQVKVGDLVVSLPSKESAHVKSILVAGKEADHAFEGQPVTIQLDKEVDVSRGCVIEKDSNLKIASTFTTNILWMDDNKLEAGKNFMIKLGTKKIPGIVTKINYRIDVNTGEHINAKELEKNELAVCEVATSEPIILDTFKNHKTLGELIFIDRITNMTSACGVVLEVGEKKNVVLPVSKGMRAALNWQSPLVIGFSLENVDENEIHRAENLLLRSSRHTYTYRPEENEDYVKVVEHLVDAGLVVLLVLDSYREEAKELEVNENYKRWSEVRKDSDSADAIFTRVQSLTMLNNIMGPDNWII from the coding sequence ATGAATGGATTATTAAAATTTATTACTTGTGGCAGTGTCGATGATGGAAAGTCAACCTTAATTGGTCATCTTCTCTACGATGCAAAGTTGATTTATGCCGATCAAAAAGAGGCACTTGCACTGGATTCCAAGGTGGGAAGCAGAGGTGGAAAGATTGACTATTCCCTTCTTCTTGATGGATTGATCGCCGAGAGAGAGCAGGGAATTACGATTGATGTGGCCTATCGCTATTTTACAACGGACAGACGCAGTTTTATTTGTGCCGATACACCAGGACATGAGGAGTACACAAGAAATATGGCATGTGGTGCATCCTTTGCCGATCTGGCCATTATCCTTGTGGATGCAAAGCAGGGGGTATTGACACAGACAAGAAGACATGCTAGAATTTGCTCTTTGATGGGTATTCGCTATTTTATTTTTGCTCTCAATAAGATGGATCTTGTGGGTTATCAAAAGGAAAGGTTTGATGAAATTCAAAGTGACATTGCAAAATTGCAACAAGAGGTCGGACTTGAAAATGTTGTCATTATCCCTGTTTCTGCAACAGAGGGAGATAATATCACCATTCGCTCAGAAAATATGCCTTGGTATACTGGGCCTACGCTTCTTTCCCACTTGGAGGAAGTGGATGTGACAGAGGCGACAGAAAATGAACAGGGATTTTACATGCCAGTGCAAAGAGTTTGTCGTCCAAATCATGAATTTCGAGGATTTCAGGGACAGATTGAACATGGTCAGGTCAAAGTTGGGGATTTGGTTGTGAGTTTGCCAAGCAAAGAAAGTGCTCATGTCAAGAGTATTTTGGTTGCAGGAAAAGAGGCAGACCATGCGTTTGAAGGGCAACCTGTGACCATTCAGTTGGATAAGGAAGTGGATGTTTCCAGAGGCTGTGTCATTGAGAAGGATTCCAATTTAAAGATTGCCAGCACATTTACCACCAATATTTTGTGGATGGATGACAATAAGCTTGAGGCGGGAAAAAACTTTATGATCAAGCTTGGAACAAAGAAAATTCCAGGCATTGTGACCAAGATCAATTACCGAATTGATGTCAACACAGGTGAGCATATCAATGCCAAAGAGCTTGAAAAAAATGAGCTTGCGGTGTGCGAGGTCGCAACCAGTGAGCCAATTATTTTGGACACCTTTAAGAATCACAAGACACTTGGAGAGTTGATTTTTATTGACCGAATCACAAATATGACCTCAGCCTGTGGCGTGGTTTTGGAAGTGGGAGAAAAGAAAAATGTAGTTCTTCCTGTTTCAAAGGGTATGCGTGCGGCTTTGAATTGGCAGAGCCCATTGGTCATTGGTTTCTCACTAGAGAATGTGGATGAAAATGAAATCCATCGAGCAGAGAATTTATTGCTCAGAAGTAGTCGCCATACCTACACTTATAGACCGGAGGAAAATGAGGACTATGTCAAGGTGGTTGAACATCTTGTTGATGCTGGTCTTGTGGTATTGCTTGTGCTTGATTCCTACAGGGAAGAGGCAAAAGAATTAGAAGTGAATGAAAATTATAAGAGATGGTCCGAGGTGAGAAAAGACAGCGACAGTGCAGATGCGATATTTACAAGAGTGCAGTCTCTCACCATGCTCAACAATATTATGGGACCAGACAACTGGATTATTTAA
- a CDS encoding ferredoxin family protein yields MSIRIDQRECIGCQRCVNACPGNLIDLNENGRAKIEMVRDCWGCTSCMKECPVAAIHFFLGADIGGRGSQMTIRKDHDLYRWEVEFLDGSQKEIVVNRKNSNTY; encoded by the coding sequence ATGAGCATACGAATTGATCAAAGGGAATGTATAGGATGTCAAAGATGTGTGAATGCTTGTCCTGGAAATTTGATTGATCTCAACGAAAATGGCAGGGCAAAAATTGAAATGGTCAGAGATTGTTGGGGCTGTACATCCTGTATGAAGGAATGCCCAGTGGCAGCAATTCACTTTTTCTTGGGAGCTGATATCGGCGGAAGAGGTTCTCAAATGACGATTCGAAAAGACCATGATTTGTATCGCTGGGAAGTCGAATTTTTAGATGGAAGTCAAAAAGAAATCGTTGTGAATAGAAAAAATTCCAATACCTATTAG
- a CDS encoding ABC transporter permease — translation MKNFSFFIRKIFLRRWILIVTIIPFLFVANYLVFIVARSSMSTVQGYQEMQKLNQEGTYIGREDADHMINFDIVTNEKMHDIYTYLDNHFRYGLYSDGTIASISNRYGIEVSLNYINQDFYQQNLFGISDGVDLSFDYSIKDKIPVLVGEGLRRDYPIGTEIRLKEPSLKRDVIFTVCGVLKKNTSHSNFYTLSSKKYYNFSILVPVNKEFIQNAQRGFGVNAIMNLVIFDSTREKLEKFNELIQKNLEARFKFSTQDENYEFFNYYVASLEIIFCITFVILIVVVALSIWNTLASIRLMIKDFSIHLFVGLSYSRLRLMLYGYIGLLLFVSWVAVFLCTIADRYRAWAEKITFFITYGVFGLIGMDWLALLVTMGFDIALAVMIVELMMRKIKKIPISLGVMQ, via the coding sequence ATGAAAAATTTTAGCTTTTTTATTAGGAAGATATTTTTACGGAGATGGATTCTTATTGTTACGATTATTCCATTTCTGTTTGTGGCGAATTACTTAGTATTTATTGTAGCTCGCTCATCTATGTCTACAGTTCAAGGATACCAAGAAATGCAAAAGCTCAACCAAGAAGGAACTTATATTGGAAGAGAAGATGCAGATCACATGATAAATTTTGATATTGTTACAAACGAAAAAATGCATGATATCTATACATATTTAGATAATCATTTTCGCTATGGACTGTATAGTGATGGAACAATAGCGTCAATATCAAATCGCTATGGCATAGAGGTTTCACTTAATTATATTAATCAGGATTTTTATCAACAAAATTTGTTTGGAATATCTGATGGAGTCGATTTATCCTTTGACTATTCAATAAAAGATAAAATTCCTGTGCTTGTTGGTGAAGGATTAAGAAGAGATTATCCTATAGGAACAGAAATCCGATTGAAGGAGCCATCTCTAAAAAGAGATGTGATTTTTACAGTTTGTGGAGTGTTAAAGAAAAATACAAGTCATTCTAATTTTTATACTCTAAGCTCGAAGAAGTACTATAATTTTTCGATACTTGTGCCAGTGAATAAGGAGTTTATTCAAAATGCACAGAGGGGATTTGGAGTCAATGCAATAATGAATTTGGTTATTTTTGACTCGACAAGAGAAAAGTTGGAAAAATTTAATGAGCTTATTCAAAAGAATTTAGAGGCAAGATTTAAATTTTCTACTCAGGATGAAAACTATGAGTTTTTCAACTATTATGTGGCATCTTTGGAAATTATTTTTTGTATTACATTTGTTATACTGATTGTTGTTGTTGCGTTGTCAATTTGGAACACATTGGCAAGTATTCGATTGATGATTAAGGATTTTTCTATTCATTTGTTTGTTGGATTGAGTTATTCAAGATTGAGACTTATGTTGTATGGATATATTGGACTGTTATTATTTGTGAGTTGGGTAGCAGTTTTTTTGTGTACAATAGCTGATCGCTATAGAGCTTGGGCAGAAAAAATTACATTTTTTATTACCTATGGTGTGTTTGGACTAATTGGAATGGATTGGTTGGCCTTATTGGTAACGATGGGATTTGATATCGCACTTGCAGTGATGATTGTAGAATTGATGATGAGAAAAATCAAAAAAATTCCAATTTCTTTGGGAGTAATGCAATGA
- the cysD gene encoding sulfate adenylyltransferase subunit CysD: protein MSKLSHLDVLEAEAIYIIREVAAECENPVMLYSIGKDSSVMLHLALKAFYPERPPFPFMHINTGWKFQEMIRFRDEQVKKYGLDFIEYMNEDGVKAGINPFDHGASYTDIMKTQALKQALTKYGFDAAFGGGRRDEEKSRAKERIFSFRNASHAWDPKNQRPEMWKLYNTQIHKGESMRVFPISNWTEKDIWQYIQREKIDIVSLYYAQERPYIERDGNMIMIDDHRIVDKLNIQPEDIHRDKIRFRTLGCYPLTGGIKSEANTLDEIVEETLGAVESERTSRVIDHEATGSMERRKREGYF from the coding sequence ATGAGCAAGTTATCGCATCTTGATGTTTTGGAGGCAGAGGCAATCTATATTATTAGGGAAGTGGCAGCAGAGTGTGAAAATCCAGTGATGTTGTACTCAATTGGAAAGGATTCATCGGTGATGTTACATTTGGCCTTGAAGGCCTTTTATCCAGAGAGACCACCATTTCCATTTATGCACATCAACACAGGATGGAAGTTTCAAGAGATGATTCGATTTAGAGATGAGCAGGTCAAGAAATATGGATTAGATTTTATTGAATATATGAATGAAGATGGCGTAAAGGCAGGGATCAATCCCTTTGACCACGGTGCGTCTTATACTGACATTATGAAGACACAGGCCCTAAAGCAGGCACTCACCAAATATGGATTTGATGCTGCATTTGGTGGCGGAAGAAGAGATGAGGAAAAATCAAGAGCAAAGGAGAGAATTTTCTCCTTTAGAAATGCTTCTCATGCGTGGGATCCAAAGAATCAAAGACCAGAGATGTGGAAGTTATACAATACACAGATCCACAAGGGCGAGAGCATGAGAGTCTTCCCAATCTCAAACTGGACAGAGAAGGATATCTGGCAATATATTCAAAGAGAAAAGATTGATATTGTTTCTTTGTACTATGCACAAGAAAGACCTTATATTGAGCGAGATGGAAATATGATTATGATTGATGATCATCGCATTGTTGACAAACTCAATATTCAGCCAGAAGATATTCACAGAGATAAGATTCGATTTAGAACACTGGGTTGCTATCCATTGACAGGAGGAATTAAGTCAGAGGCTAACACTTTAGATGAGATTGTGGAAGAGACTTTGGGCGCTGTGGAGTCAGAAAGAACAAGCCGTGTCATTGACCATGAGGCAACGGGAAGTATGGAGAGAAGAAAGAGAGAGGGGTATTTCTAA
- a CDS encoding nitrite/sulfite reductase, with protein MGENLIESFRGELPTFFKAAKEYFDGELPKKDYKGISGGFGCYAQREDDKCMLRLRMTAGSMPKDKLKFIVDSAKKYHISKIHFTTCQAVQLHNLGYKALTELAEAGYDHGIITRGTGGDNPRNTMCSPLSGVEKGEYFDVMPYAKAAGEYALTLIHQGKIPRKYKVVFSNSPKNASHATFHDIGFVARSDGKFDVYTSGGLGPNPRMGVLIDTAVDPKDICYYIYAQWKTFSEHGNYQNRGRARTRYLIELCGGEEEYKKVVYQNLADIRKREDLTLHIQPSVVTKTGDGTTIEGDRVIAQKQEGLYAVEWHTVGGCPQVDELEKLYETIKDFEDVEVRLGSYETAYIINLTASEAKKVLEATKDSAVVSEFEHSVSCIGASICQVGLRNSQALLRACVDAVREAKLSKTALPLCHISGCPSSCGTHQIGVIGFRGAAKKGKPAYQLTINGDHYQGKERFGDVVGDIFEEDVPRFLVKLGQTVDQSNLSFYEWNKKNPDAVVEVAREFLVE; from the coding sequence ATGGGAGAGAATTTAATCGAAAGTTTTAGAGGAGAGTTGCCAACATTTTTTAAGGCCGCAAAGGAATATTTTGATGGGGAGTTGCCAAAGAAAGACTACAAGGGAATCTCCGGTGGTTTTGGATGCTATGCACAGAGAGAAGACGACAAATGTATGTTGAGACTTCGAATGACGGCAGGCTCAATGCCGAAGGACAAGCTAAAGTTTATCGTGGACTCCGCAAAAAAATATCATATTTCAAAGATTCATTTTACAACTTGTCAGGCTGTTCAGTTGCATAATCTGGGTTACAAGGCGTTGACTGAGCTTGCCGAGGCAGGGTATGATCATGGCATTATTACTAGAGGAACTGGCGGTGACAATCCAAGAAATACGATGTGCTCTCCACTATCTGGAGTAGAAAAGGGAGAATACTTTGATGTTATGCCCTATGCCAAGGCAGCAGGGGAGTATGCTCTCACCCTAATTCATCAGGGAAAGATTCCAAGAAAGTATAAGGTTGTATTTTCCAATTCGCCAAAGAATGCCTCTCACGCCACCTTCCACGACATTGGATTTGTGGCAAGAAGTGATGGAAAGTTTGATGTCTATACCTCTGGCGGTCTTGGCCCAAATCCAAGAATGGGCGTGCTGATTGATACGGCAGTTGATCCAAAGGATATTTGTTACTATATTTATGCACAGTGGAAGACCTTTAGTGAACATGGAAATTACCAAAACCGAGGAAGAGCAAGAACTCGCTATCTCATTGAATTGTGTGGAGGCGAGGAAGAATATAAAAAGGTTGTGTATCAAAATTTGGCTGATATCAGGAAAAGGGAAGATTTGACTCTTCATATTCAGCCAAGTGTAGTGACAAAGACAGGTGATGGCACAACAATTGAAGGAGATAGAGTCATTGCACAAAAGCAAGAAGGGCTCTATGCGGTAGAATGGCATACCGTTGGTGGCTGTCCACAGGTCGATGAATTGGAAAAATTATATGAGACCATCAAAGACTTTGAAGATGTCGAGGTGAGACTTGGCTCCTATGAGACGGCCTATATTATTAACTTGACCGCATCTGAGGCAAAAAAAGTTTTGGAGGCCACCAAGGACAGTGCAGTAGTGAGTGAGTTTGAGCATTCAGTAAGTTGTATTGGTGCTTCTATTTGTCAAGTTGGTCTTCGAAATTCACAGGCCTTGTTGCGAGCTTGTGTCGATGCTGTTCGAGAAGCAAAGCTTTCAAAAACGGCACTTCCACTCTGCCATATCAGCGGTTGTCCATCTTCTTGTGGAACACATCAGATTGGTGTGATTGGATTTCGAGGTGCTGCAAAGAAGGGAAAACCTGCCTATCAGTTGACTATCAATGGCGATCACTACCAAGGAAAAGAGCGGTTTGGTGATGTGGTTGGCGACATCTTTGAGGAAGATGTTCCTAGATTTTTGGTTAAACTCGGTCAGACCGTAGACCAGAGTAATTTGAGTTTTTATGAGTGGAACAAAAAGAATCCGGATGCTGTGGTAGAAGTGGCAAGGGAATTTCTTGTGGAATAG